A section of the Raphanus sativus cultivar WK10039 unplaced genomic scaffold, ASM80110v3 Scaffold0178, whole genome shotgun sequence genome encodes:
- the LOC130501371 gene encoding F-box protein FBW2-like: MEEDCKFRHWDELIPDALGLIFSHLPLQEVLTVVPRVCKAWNRTVTGPYFWQEIDIELWSNRYHQSDHLDRMLQMLINRSSGSLRKLSVTGLQNDSIFSFIAQHAGSLKTLKVPRSCLSNSGVVNVAEKLSSLTFLDFSYCCKVGPEAIQAIGKHCQSLIEFSRNMHPLDVASVVSHDNEAYAIASTMPKLKRLEIAYHRVSTEGVLKILSSCIFLEFLELRVCWDVQLDNKFFKEKFPDIKVLGPRVIGFYDMINDWEDCCSDYFSDGSDYLAWEFLEDGQMGEFCEDEFEHGWDDNFYADRVNIDMEPHIWPPSP; encoded by the exons atGGAAGAAGATTGCAAGTTTCGACACTGGGATGAGCTTATCCCTGACGCTCTTGGCTTAATATTTAGCCACTTACCTCTTCAAGAGGTCCTAACAGTTGTTCCTAGGGTCTGCAAAGCATGGAACAGAACAGTAACTGGACCTTACTTCTGGCAAGAAATAGACATTGAGCTGTGGAGTAACCGTTACCACCAGTCCGATCATCTCGATCGAATGCTTCAGATGTTGATTAATAGGAGCTCTGGCTCTCTGCGGAAACTCTCAGTCACTGGCCTTCAAAATGACTCTATCTTCTCCTTCATTGCACAACA tGCTGGTTCACTTAAAACCTTGAAGGTGCCGAGAAGTTGTCTGAGCAATTCAGGTGTTGTAAACGTAGCTGAAAAGCTTTCATCTCTCACATTCTTGGACTTTAGCTATTGCTGCAAAGTAGGCCCAGAGGCGATACAAGCCATAGGCAAACACTGTCAATCACTGATAGAGTTCTCCAGAAACATGCATCCTTTGGACGTAGCGAGTGTAGTATCTCACGACAATGAAGCTTATGCGATCGCCAGCACAATGCCGAAGCTGAAGCGGTTAGAAATTGCATACCATCGCGTCAGCAca g AAGGAGTACTCAAAATCTTATCCTCTTGCATTTTTCTTGAATTCCTGGAACTTAGAGTTTGTTGGGACGTGCAACTCGATAACAAGTTCTTCAAAGAGAAATTTCCTGATATAAAAGTGTTGGGTCCACGCGTGATTGGATTCTATGATATGATAAACGATTGGGAGGATTGCTGTTCGGATTATTTCTCAGATGGATCTGATTACTTAGCATGGGAGTTTCTTGAGGACGGTCAAATGGGAGAGTTTTGTGAAGATGAGTTTGAGCATGGTTGGGACGATAACTTTTATGCAGATAGAGTAAATATAGACATGGAACCGCATATTTGGCCGCCATCTCCATGA